AATCGCTCTCCCATATTGGCTAATGCCAATACAAATAATCCTTTAGGATGTCCTTTAAGCATAAAATCTATTTTTAAAATTAATAATACAAATCATATTTTATGCAAATATATACTTTTTGCTATATTTATTCTTCAAAAAGAATACAAACTTCTGCACGAACAAGCCTTATTAGTTCTTTTGGATCAATTTTTATCTGTAAACCGCGTTGTCCTGCACTTACATAAATATACGGATAAGTCGAACAAGTTTGATGAATATAGGTCGGAAAGTGTTTTTTCATGCCTATGGGCGAACAAGCTCCGCGAATATAACCAGTAGTGGGCAAAAGCTCTTTCATTGGTATAAGATCGCTCTTTTTATTACCAGAAACCTTGGCAGCTAATTTCAAATCAACCTCTTTATCACCTGGAATAACACAGACAAAATAGCCTGTTTTATCTCCATGTAGAACCAAAGTTTTAAATACCTGATTAATATCCTCTCCCAAATCAGCAGCCACATGAACAGCACTCAGATCATTCTCATCAACTTCATAAGGTATCAGTTCATAAGAGATCTTCTCCTTATCTAACAATCGGGCAGCATTCGTTTTACTAACTTTCATTGTATCACAAACTTTATTATAATCCCAACTCTTCTTTCAAAAAGCGAGGAGTATATCCTTTGTCACTAAGGGCTACTTCTTCTGGAGTACCGGCAGTTAACAATTCTCCGCCTCCTTTTCCTCCGTCGGGGCCCATATCTATAATATAATCGGCTGTTTTAATCACATCCAAATTATGTTCTATCACAATAACCGTGTTCCCTTTGTCAACCAGTTTAT
This is a stretch of genomic DNA from uncultured Bacteroides sp.. It encodes these proteins:
- the ybaK gene encoding Cys-tRNA(Pro) deacylase; its protein translation is MKVSKTNAARLLDKEKISYELIPYEVDENDLSAVHVAADLGEDINQVFKTLVLHGDKTGYFVCVIPGDKEVDLKLAAKVSGNKKSDLIPMKELLPTTGYIRGACSPIGMKKHFPTYIHQTCSTYPYIYVSAGQRGLQIKIDPKELIRLVRAEVCILFEE